A single window of Micrococcaceae bacterium Sec5.1 DNA harbors:
- the coaA gene encoding type I pantothenate kinase, which yields MTLQRTEANGDGASPFVELDRQTWSRLAAQMEQPLNEEDIFRLRGLGDPLDMKEVREVYLPLSRLLHLYVQASHQLHAATTTFLGEQTQRTPFVIGVAGSVAVGKSTIARVLREMLRRWPGTPNVELITTDGFLYPLAELKRRHLLERKGFPESYDRRALLRFVSEIKGGAEEVRAPWYSHVTYDIVPGKEVVVRRPDVLIVEGLNVLAPARPRMDGKQGLALSDFFDFSIYVDAKTSYIEEWYVDRFRKLRTTAFAQPESYFHRYATLSDEDAESTARGIWKRINEPNLEENVLPTRGRAQLVLTKDADHSIRRMLLRKV from the coding sequence GTGACTTTGCAACGCACCGAAGCAAACGGCGACGGCGCTTCCCCCTTTGTTGAGCTGGACCGCCAAACCTGGTCCCGGCTTGCAGCACAGATGGAGCAGCCCCTCAACGAAGAGGATATCTTCCGCCTCCGAGGCCTCGGCGATCCCCTCGATATGAAGGAAGTGCGGGAGGTATACCTCCCCCTTTCGCGGCTTCTGCACCTCTACGTCCAGGCTTCCCATCAACTTCACGCGGCGACAACCACGTTCTTGGGTGAGCAAACGCAGCGCACCCCGTTCGTCATCGGTGTGGCCGGTTCAGTGGCTGTCGGTAAGTCCACCATCGCCCGCGTGCTCCGTGAAATGTTGCGGCGCTGGCCGGGAACACCCAACGTAGAACTCATCACCACAGACGGCTTCCTGTACCCGCTGGCCGAGCTGAAGCGCCGGCATCTGCTGGAGCGCAAAGGTTTTCCGGAGTCCTACGACCGCAGGGCGCTATTGCGTTTTGTGTCGGAAATCAAAGGCGGAGCCGAGGAAGTCCGGGCACCGTGGTACTCCCACGTCACCTACGACATCGTCCCGGGCAAGGAAGTTGTAGTGCGTCGCCCTGACGTACTGATCGTGGAAGGCCTCAACGTTCTGGCCCCTGCAAGACCCCGCATGGATGGCAAGCAAGGCCTCGCGCTGAGCGACTTCTTTGACTTCTCCATCTACGTTGACGCCAAGACCTCGTACATCGAGGAGTGGTACGTAGATCGGTTCCGAAAGCTCCGCACCACGGCCTTCGCTCAGCCTGAGTCCTACTTCCACCGCTACGCCACGCTCTCCGACGAAGATGCCGAATCAACAGCCCGCGGCATCTGGAAGCGCATCAACGAGCCGAACCTCGAAGAGAACGTGCTCCCCACCCGTGGCCGCGCCCAGCTGGTACTCACCAAGGATGCCGACCACTCCATACGCCGCATGCTTTTGCGGAAGGTCTAA
- a CDS encoding M15 family metallopeptidase yields MPSRRAFAGFLTAGAGLAALAACTPDGSAASPAGASATPSAAASGATPTQVTAVTPAAATEPSSSPSSAAPSQAAAKQFSLTDPASPWVVVNKHRPLNPQNYVPADLVQPNIRLAVSGEATQMNSTTATAAEKMFAAAAAEGVIMALASGYRSYSTQVVTYNGYVASSGQVAADRASARPGHSEHQTGWSFDIADGGGACSFQPCFADQPAAIWAKANAHKFGFIVRYPWMFHETTGYFYESWHLRYIGVEAATEMNTRGIATLEEYFGLEAAPDYL; encoded by the coding sequence ATGCCCAGCCGCAGGGCATTCGCGGGTTTCCTCACAGCCGGGGCAGGCCTGGCCGCACTGGCTGCCTGCACTCCGGATGGATCCGCCGCCTCACCTGCTGGGGCTTCGGCGACACCGTCCGCAGCTGCCTCGGGCGCCACGCCAACCCAAGTCACTGCCGTTACGCCCGCTGCGGCTACCGAGCCTTCCAGCAGTCCTTCCAGCGCAGCGCCCTCACAAGCCGCAGCCAAGCAGTTCTCGCTGACCGATCCAGCCAGCCCATGGGTGGTGGTCAACAAACACCGGCCGTTGAACCCGCAGAACTACGTCCCGGCGGATTTGGTTCAGCCAAACATCCGGCTCGCCGTCAGCGGCGAAGCCACACAAATGAACAGCACGACGGCGACTGCCGCAGAAAAGATGTTCGCCGCAGCTGCGGCCGAAGGCGTCATCATGGCGTTGGCATCCGGATACCGTTCCTATTCCACCCAGGTGGTCACCTACAACGGCTACGTCGCAAGCAGCGGCCAGGTTGCAGCCGACCGGGCTTCGGCACGCCCCGGTCATTCCGAACACCAAACGGGCTGGTCCTTTGACATAGCCGACGGCGGGGGTGCGTGCAGTTTCCAACCCTGCTTCGCCGACCAGCCCGCGGCTATCTGGGCCAAAGCCAACGCGCACAAATTCGGTTTCATCGTCCGCTATCCGTGGATGTTCCATGAAACCACCGGATACTTCTACGAGTCCTGGCACCTGCGCTACATCGGCGTCGAAGCAGCGACAGAGATGAACACCCGAGGCATCGCAACGCTTGAGGAGTACTTCGGGTTGGAAGCAGCGCCGGACTACCTGTAG
- the glmM gene encoding phosphoglucosamine mutase, with protein MSRLFGTDGVRGLANGLLTAELAMQLAQAAAVVLGHDRTTDGKRPRAVVARDPRASGEFLAAAVEAGLSSSGIDVYDAGVLPTPAAAYLVADLDADFGVMLSASHNPAPDNGIKFFARGGQKLPDHVEDAIEAQLGKEPQRPVGGDVGRIQRFSDAEDRYIVHLLGTLPKRLEGLKVVLDCAHGAASGCSPQVFKDAGADVVVIGAEPDGLNINDGVGSTHLGPLKEAVVKHGANLGIAHDGDADRCLAVDHEGNEVDGDQIMAILALALNEAGKLKDSILVATVMSNLGLKIALRNAGITIRETAVGDRYVLEEMRDGGYNLGGEQSGHVIFSDYATTGDGVLTGLQLAAQVALTGRSLKELATAMTKLPQLMINVKGVDKARAGTDEGVAAAVAAAELELGETGRVLLRPSGTEALVRVMVEAADMETAERICNSLAAVVKERLSAPSELAV; from the coding sequence ATGTCTAGATTATTTGGAACAGATGGCGTGCGCGGTCTCGCGAACGGATTGCTCACCGCCGAGCTGGCTATGCAGCTCGCCCAGGCCGCCGCCGTCGTACTCGGCCATGACCGTACAACCGATGGCAAGCGGCCACGCGCCGTCGTCGCCCGGGACCCCAGAGCGAGTGGCGAGTTCCTTGCCGCCGCCGTCGAAGCGGGGCTCTCGAGCTCCGGCATCGATGTCTATGACGCTGGTGTTCTGCCCACCCCGGCTGCGGCCTACTTAGTGGCAGACCTCGACGCCGATTTCGGCGTTATGCTCTCGGCCTCCCACAACCCTGCCCCGGACAACGGGATCAAGTTCTTCGCCCGCGGCGGCCAGAAGCTCCCCGACCACGTCGAGGACGCTATCGAAGCTCAGCTGGGCAAAGAGCCTCAGCGGCCCGTGGGCGGCGACGTCGGACGCATCCAGCGCTTCTCCGACGCTGAGGACCGCTACATCGTCCACCTGCTCGGCACCCTCCCCAAGCGCCTCGAGGGCCTGAAGGTTGTCCTGGACTGCGCTCACGGGGCGGCGAGTGGTTGTTCACCGCAGGTGTTCAAGGACGCCGGGGCGGACGTGGTCGTCATCGGCGCCGAGCCGGACGGACTGAACATCAACGACGGCGTGGGCTCCACCCACCTGGGTCCGTTGAAGGAAGCGGTGGTCAAGCACGGTGCGAACCTCGGCATTGCCCACGACGGCGACGCCGACCGCTGCCTCGCTGTAGACCACGAAGGCAACGAAGTAGATGGCGACCAGATCATGGCGATCCTGGCGCTGGCACTCAATGAAGCGGGCAAACTCAAGGACAGCATCCTGGTTGCCACGGTCATGAGCAACCTCGGACTCAAGATCGCCCTTCGCAATGCTGGCATCACCATCCGCGAAACCGCTGTTGGCGACCGCTACGTGCTGGAGGAAATGCGCGACGGCGGCTACAACCTGGGTGGCGAACAGTCCGGCCACGTGATCTTCTCCGATTACGCAACCACCGGCGATGGAGTGCTCACCGGGCTGCAGCTTGCTGCGCAGGTGGCCCTGACTGGCCGTAGTTTGAAAGAACTCGCTACTGCGATGACCAAGCTCCCGCAGCTTATGATCAACGTCAAGGGCGTGGACAAGGCCCGTGCAGGCACCGACGAAGGTGTCGCCGCCGCGGTAGCTGCTGCTGAACTGGAACTGGGTGAAACCGGGCGCGTGCTGCTCCGGCCGTCCGGCACCGAGGCCCTGGTCCGCGTCATGGTGGAAGCTGCGGACATGGAGACTGCTGAACGAATTTGCAACAGCCTGGCTGCTGTAGTCAAAGAACGCCTTAGCGCTCCCAGCGAACTGGCTGTATAA
- the rpsI gene encoding 30S ribosomal protein S9: protein MAQNEELTAEAVEAEETLTSYTSESTSVEDAPKKERPALTVAGAAVGRRKEAVARVRVIPGSGKWIINGRTLENYFPNKLHQQDVNEPFKILDLEGAYDVIARIHGGGISGQAGALRLGVARSLNEIDVDNNRATLKKAGYLRRDARVIERKKAGLKKARKAQQYSKR from the coding sequence GTGGCTCAGAACGAAGAACTGACCGCCGAAGCCGTCGAGGCTGAGGAAACCCTCACCAGCTACACCTCTGAAAGCACATCTGTTGAAGATGCGCCCAAGAAGGAGCGCCCGGCACTGACCGTTGCCGGTGCAGCTGTTGGCCGCCGCAAGGAAGCCGTTGCACGCGTTCGCGTCATCCCGGGTTCCGGCAAGTGGATCATCAACGGCCGCACGCTGGAGAACTACTTCCCGAACAAGCTGCACCAGCAGGACGTCAACGAGCCCTTCAAGATCCTTGATCTTGAAGGCGCCTACGACGTCATCGCCCGCATCCACGGCGGTGGCATCTCCGGCCAGGCCGGTGCACTGCGCCTCGGTGTTGCTCGCTCGCTGAACGAGATCGACGTCGACAACAACCGCGCCACCCTCAAGAAGGCCGGTTACCTGCGCCGTGACGCCCGCGTCATCGAGCGTAAGAAGGCTGGTCTCAAGAAGGCACGTAAGGCTCAGCAGTACTCCAAGCGTTAA
- the rplM gene encoding 50S ribosomal protein L13: MRTYTPKPGDINRQWHVIDATDVVLGRLASQTATLLRGKHKPTFASHMDMGDFVIIINAEKVALTGAKLEQKRAYRHSGYPGGLSSVNYAELLESNPVRAVEKAIKGMLPKNSLAAQQLGKLKVYAGPEHPHAAQQPKTFEITQVAQ; this comes from the coding sequence GTGCGTACGTACACCCCGAAGCCCGGCGATATCAACCGCCAGTGGCACGTCATTGACGCCACCGACGTTGTCCTTGGTCGTCTTGCCAGCCAGACCGCAACACTGCTGCGCGGAAAGCACAAGCCGACCTTTGCGTCCCACATGGACATGGGCGACTTCGTCATCATCATCAACGCTGAAAAGGTTGCCCTCACCGGCGCCAAGCTGGAGCAGAAGCGCGCATACCGCCACTCCGGTTACCCGGGCGGCCTGAGCTCCGTCAACTACGCCGAGCTGCTGGAATCCAACCCGGTTCGCGCTGTTGAGAAGGCCATCAAGGGCATGCTCCCCAAGAACTCCCTCGCCGCTCAGCAGCTGGGCAAGCTCAAGGTCTACGCAGGCCCCGAGCACCCGCACGCTGCACAGCAGCCGAAGACTTTCGAAATCACCCAGGTCGCCCAGTAG
- a CDS encoding prepilin peptidase, translated as MTNGPVFLLLLAVAGLLLSPAVEFVIARTLPRLGEPPSLKVRITTAAVTALLFVLLGWRFGFTAELPAFLLLALLGVQLSRIDFTLHLLPNPLVLLLLGGGFVLLAASAALAPAWPELLRALAGGLILFVGYLIMGLISPRSLGMGDVKLAAPVGLYLGYLGWKQVLYGGLLGFVVGGVLTVLLWRLSRKEKPAETAHGPAMVVAALGVALLLQ; from the coding sequence ATGACCAACGGTCCCGTTTTCCTGCTCCTGCTCGCCGTTGCCGGCTTGCTGTTGAGCCCGGCCGTCGAGTTCGTGATCGCCCGTACCCTTCCGCGACTCGGCGAGCCACCTTCCCTTAAGGTCCGGATCACGACGGCGGCAGTCACCGCGCTGCTGTTTGTCTTGCTGGGGTGGCGCTTTGGTTTTACCGCGGAATTGCCGGCGTTCCTTTTATTGGCACTTCTTGGGGTGCAGCTTTCTCGAATTGATTTCACCCTCCATTTGCTGCCAAACCCCCTCGTTTTGCTCCTGCTTGGGGGTGGTTTTGTCCTCCTTGCAGCTTCCGCTGCACTCGCTCCGGCCTGGCCCGAGCTGCTCCGAGCACTCGCCGGCGGCCTCATACTCTTCGTTGGCTACCTGATTATGGGACTTATTTCCCCGAGAAGCCTCGGAATGGGCGATGTGAAGCTGGCAGCACCCGTCGGACTGTACTTGGGGTACTTGGGTTGGAAGCAAGTACTCTACGGCGGACTACTGGGATTCGTGGTGGGTGGCGTGCTCACGGTGCTGCTGTGGCGGCTGAGTCGCAAGGAAAAGCCTGCAGAAACAGCCCACGGACCGGCCATGGTTGTTGCGGCTCTGGGTGTGGCTCTGCTACTTCAGTAG
- a CDS encoding Flp family type IVb pilin, protein MSALMFTITSYIAGVKDRFTSEEKGATMVEYGLMVALIAVVVAVAVGPLGTAIAALFSGVTASL, encoded by the coding sequence ATGTCTGCTCTTATGTTCACCATCACTTCATACATCGCCGGCGTCAAGGACCGTTTCACCTCCGAGGAGAAGGGCGCGACGATGGTTGAATACGGCCTCATGGTCGCCCTAATCGCTGTTGTGGTTGCTGTTGCGGTTGGTCCCTTGGGCACGGCCATCGCAGCCCTGTTCAGTGGCGTGACTGCCTCGCTCTGA
- a CDS encoding TadE family protein, producing MKSKKKERGAVAVEMAILLPLLLLILIGIMEFGRVLNVQVSLTEAAREGARYAAVHYKDGGLNVSGKALAAAPSLNGLGVSVSDNASSCAPGSNVTVTTSVSLPSMSGFLDAGFFGGPGIFPLNMTGVGVMRCGG from the coding sequence GTGAAATCGAAGAAGAAAGAGCGTGGCGCAGTAGCCGTGGAAATGGCAATTCTGTTGCCACTGCTACTGCTGATCTTAATCGGGATTATGGAATTTGGGCGGGTGCTCAACGTCCAAGTGTCCCTCACAGAAGCAGCGCGGGAGGGCGCTCGTTATGCAGCCGTTCACTACAAGGATGGTGGTCTGAACGTATCTGGTAAAGCTCTGGCTGCAGCACCCTCCCTTAACGGCCTGGGAGTTTCAGTTAGCGATAATGCCTCAAGCTGTGCCCCCGGCTCCAACGTCACTGTGACAACCAGTGTCTCCTTGCCTTCCATGTCCGGCTTCCTTGATGCCGGATTCTTTGGCGGCCCGGGCATTTTCCCTCTGAACATGACTGGGGTAGGAGTGATGAGATGCGGTGGCTAA
- a CDS encoding pilus assembly protein TadG-related protein, whose amino-acid sequence MRWLRHFQSLRRLQGDARESGERGAATIIVAGLMVALLGFAALAVDVGALYAEKAQLQNGADAAALAIATDCAGGSCGNSTTTGNQFANSNANDNSSGAVVTFPAATTVRVVTNARDAGSGANSFSLFFAQAFGIETATVNATAEASWGAPSAATTLPWTVSECVFKKYLSPAQLASLNSTGNFTGDPIPTHLLLRYDTNAPTVPGCAAQNGYQPGGFGWLVTNSGCTTDVSISATVNGQTGNHFPNAAACNTALAHIMDEPALIPLFKTATGNGSNAKYTLVGFAAFKVTGYKFSGSGGVVDPAAPSCTGNCRGLQGYFDRFVSLEDGMTSTGGTPNYGASVVTLTK is encoded by the coding sequence ATGCGGTGGCTAAGGCATTTCCAAAGTCTTCGCCGGTTGCAGGGCGATGCCAGGGAGTCCGGGGAGCGCGGTGCTGCCACGATCATCGTCGCCGGGCTCATGGTGGCCCTCTTGGGCTTTGCCGCCTTGGCTGTTGATGTAGGGGCTCTGTATGCGGAGAAGGCGCAATTGCAAAATGGTGCCGATGCCGCCGCACTGGCGATTGCCACCGACTGCGCCGGGGGAAGCTGTGGCAACAGCACAACAACAGGAAATCAATTCGCCAATAGCAACGCGAATGACAACTCTAGCGGTGCCGTCGTCACATTCCCGGCAGCCACAACAGTTCGGGTAGTGACTAATGCCCGGGATGCAGGCTCCGGTGCAAACAGTTTCTCACTGTTCTTCGCGCAGGCCTTCGGGATTGAAACTGCCACTGTAAATGCAACAGCGGAAGCGTCCTGGGGTGCGCCGTCGGCTGCAACTACTCTCCCGTGGACCGTCAGTGAGTGTGTGTTCAAAAAATACCTCTCTCCAGCGCAACTTGCCTCCCTTAATTCCACCGGCAATTTCACGGGCGATCCAATACCCACGCACCTTCTGTTGCGTTACGACACCAATGCACCGACCGTTCCGGGCTGCGCCGCACAAAACGGCTATCAGCCGGGGGGCTTTGGTTGGCTCGTCACTAATTCTGGGTGCACCACAGATGTCTCAATCAGCGCAACGGTGAACGGCCAAACCGGGAATCATTTTCCCAACGCTGCAGCATGCAATACGGCGCTCGCCCACATCATGGACGAACCTGCCCTCATCCCTCTTTTCAAGACGGCCACAGGGAATGGTTCCAACGCGAAGTACACGTTAGTCGGTTTCGCGGCCTTCAAAGTGACGGGATACAAGTTCAGCGGCTCTGGAGGCGTAGTGGATCCCGCTGCCCCGAGTTGCACTGGCAACTGCCGCGGCTTGCAAGGCTACTTCGATCGGTTTGTATCGCTTGAGGACGGCATGACAAGCACCGGAGGTACCCCAAATTACGGAGCGTCTGTCGTGACGCTCACCAAGTAG